The following coding sequences are from one Nilaparvata lugens isolate BPH chromosome 4, ASM1435652v1, whole genome shotgun sequence window:
- the LOC120351055 gene encoding uncharacterized protein LOC120351055 yields MPRRKSNLGRRTHNAEGLRRWRSNITEEEQTSLRERNRLNTIQTRNVDPAERRAARLEDARLRARQSRSAATDLVRFERNERERVRIAETRTERTADLHLEYNRLAFRYNPAIDYSSSQHVVIGQMSHVCSYCQALKFNNETKGMCCAGGKIKLPQLDAPPEPLKTLLTGSTAESKHFLSNIRKYNSCFQMTSFGAEIVTAQFMPTFKIKGQIYHKAGSLLPFSDSDHKFLQMYFIGDDRHEVDARCGIHNSLRRSIILQLQELLHERNSLVRLFKTAIDMMPSDTHKIVIHADKTPAGEHVRRYNAPTIDEVAIVIVGDQFQPRDIVLHRRNNQLINVAETHRCYDALQYPLIFWDGADGYHFNVKMINPVNGAEINKKCSSMNFYAYRLMIRMNEDNHILKFRQLFHQYLVDMYAKIETERLLFLRLNQTKLRSEEYIHLRDAVVNDGNTTNVGKLTILPSSFIGSPRHMQEYAQDAMSYVRHYGRPDLFITFTCNPVWDEIQQLLFPGQSHVDRHDIIARVFRQKLKSLMDFIVKLEVFGSVRCWMYSVEWQKRGLPHAHILIWLYNKITSDEIDDVICAEIPRADSDKDLHAVIIKNMIHGPCGTLNPNSPCMVDGKCSKQYPRAFTANTVTGDDGYPRYRRRSTEDGGNSATIHMRNGDIDVDNRWVVPYSPLLSKTYQAHINVEYCNSVKSIKYICKYVNKGSDMAVFSVQSDNCDNNAVRDIDEIAQYQAGRYISSNEAAWRIFSFPMHERNPAVVHLAVHLENGQRVYFTDANVQERALNPPGTTLTAFFTLCQEDAFARTLMYSEVPSYYTWNVTRKVFVRRKRGEPVNGHPGIFKENTIGRLYTVHPNQDECFYLRMLLVNVPGPTSFQQLKIVDGVTHATFRATCQALNLLENDQQWNICINDACNTAHPNQIRALFAIILTACFPSSPTELWERYRSHMAEDILHRVRLENANMTLEFTEAIYNEALINIEDKCLAIANKVLSQLGMPAPTRTATAAFDVDLRREQSYNINDLQAYVQSNIPKLTWEQKGIYDRIMQMINDGVGGTFFLDAPGGTGKTFLIRLILATVEELRIQL; encoded by the coding sequence ATGCCTCGCAGAAAGTCAAATTTGGGCCGTCGCACTCACAATGCAGAAGGATTAAGGAGATGGCGTTCGAATATCACTGAGGAAGAGCAAACATCTTTACGAGAGAGGAACAGGCTAAACACCATCCAGACACGTAACGTGGACCCAGCAGAAAGACGAGCAGCCAGGCTTGAGGATGCACGATTGCGAGCACGTCAGTCGCGTTCTGCAGCAACAGATTTGGTTCGTTTTGAACGCAATGAACGCGAAAGGGTGAGGATAGCTGAAACACGAACAGAAAGAACAGCTGATCTGCATCTGGAATACAATCGTCTTGCGTTCCGGTACAATCCAGCTATTGATTATAGTTCAAGTCAGCATGTTGTCATTGGTCAGATGAGTCATGTATGTAGCTACTGCCAGGCTCTAAAGTTTAATAATGAAACGAAAGGGATGTGTTGTGCTGGCGGAAAAATCAAATTGCCTCAACTTGATGCACCACCAGAGccattgaaaactttacttaCTGGATCTACCGCTGAATCAAAGCATTTCTTATCGAACATCAGGAAATATAACTCTTGCTTCCAAATGACATCATTTGGTGCGGAAATCGTGACTGCTCAATTCATGCCAACTTTTAAAATCAAAGGGCAAATATATCACAAAGCTGGCTCCCTGCTCCCATTCTCAGATAGTGACCATAAATTTCTACAAATGTACTTCATTGGTGATGATAGACATGAAGTAGATGCACGTTGTGGAATACATAACTCGCTAAGAAGATCCATTATTTTGCAGCTGCAGGAGCTTCTTCACGAAAGGAACAGTTTGGTGCGTTTGTTCAAAACAGCAATTGATATGATGCCATCAGATACCCACAAAATTGTTATTCACGCAGACAAAACTCCTGCTGGAGAACATGTCCGGAGATATAATGCTCCAACTATAGACGAAGTAGCAATTGTCATAGTTGGTGATCAGTTCCAACCTAGAGATATTGTTCTCCATCgaagaaataatcaattaataaatgtaGCAGAAACTCACCGTTGTTACGATGCTTTACAATATCCATTGATCTTTTGGGATGGTGCTGATGGATATCATTTCAATGTGAAAATGATAAATCCAGTAAATGGTGCAGAAATCAATAAAAAGTGCAGCTCAATGAACTTTTACGCATACCGCTTAATGATTCGGATGAACGAGGACAATCATATTCTAAAATTCCGTCAGTTATTTCACCAGTACCTTGTGGATATGTATGCAAAAATTGAAACGGAACGTTTGCTATTTCTTCGTTTGAATCAGACTAAACTACGCTCTGAAGAATATATTCATTTGCGAGATGCAGTTGTGAATGATGGTAATACAACCAACGTTGGAAAGCTAACTATTTTGCCATCTTCATTCATTGGCAGTCCACGTCACATGCAAGAATATGCTCAAGATGCAATGTCATATGTTCGTCATTATGGGCGTCCAGATTTATTTATCACTTTCACTTGCAATCCAGTTTGGGACGAGATACAGCAGCTGTTATTTCCTGGGCAATCACACGTGGATAGGCATGACATTATAGCACGTGTTTTCCGGCAAAAGCTTAAATCGCTGATGGATTTCATTGTGAAACTTGAAGTATTTGGATCTGTGCGCTGCTGGATGTATTCAGTGGAATGGCAGAAGAGAGGATTACCACATGCGCATATACTAATCTGGCTCTACAATAAAATAACTTCAGACGAAATTGATGACGTGATATGCGCTGAGATTCCACGGGCTGACAGCGATAAGGATTTGCATGCAGTGATCATCAAAAACATGATACATGGACCATGTGGTACACTAAATCCAAATTCACCATGCATGGTAGATGGGAAATGCTCTAAGCAATATCCTCGAGCATTTACAGCAAACACAGTAACAGGCGACGATGGATATCCTCGGTATAGAAGACGATCAACTGAAGATGGTGGAAATTCGGCAACTATACACATGCGAAATGGTGATATTGATGTAGACAACCGTTGGGTGGTTCCATATTCTCCtttactgtcaaaaacataccaAGCCCACATAAACGTAGAATATTGCAATTCTGTGAAATCGATTAAATATATCTGTAAATATgtaaataaaggcagcgataTGGCAGTTTTTAGTGTGCAATCTGATAATTGTGACAATAATGCAGTACGAGATATTGATGAAATTGCTCAATACCAGGCTGGAAGATACATAAGCAGCAATGAGGCTGCATGGcgaattttttcatttcccaTGCATGAACGCAATCCAGCTGTGGTTCACTTGGCAGTACATTTAGAAAATGGACAGCGTGTTTATTTCACAGATGCAAATGTGCAAGAAAGAGCCCTTAATCCACCTGGTACAACTCTGACTGCTTTTTTCACCTTATGCCAGGAAGACGCTTTTGCCAGAACACTAATGTATTCAGAAGTTCCCTCTTACTACACGTGGAATGTAACTAGAAAAGTATTTGTACGGCGCAAACGAGGGGAGCCAGTCAACGGTCACCCTGGCattttcaaagaaaatacaATTGGTAGACTTTATACAGTGCATCCCAATCAAGATGAATGTTTTTACCTTCGCATGCTATTGGTAAATGTGCCTGGTCCTACATCTTTCCAGCAATTAAAAATAGTTGACGGCGTCACACATGCCACTTTTCGCGCTACGTGTCAAGCTCTGaatttattagaaaatgacCAACAGTGGAACATATGCATCAATGACGCGTGCAACACTGCACATCCAAACCAAATTCGCGCATTATTTGCGATTATATTGACCGCTTGCTTTCCTTCATCTCCCACAGAGTTATGGGAAAGATATCGTTCGCATATGGCTGAAGATATTTTGCATAGAGTACGCCTTGAAAATGCCAATATGACCTTAGAATTTACAGAAGCCATTTACAACGAAgcattgataaatattgaggaCAAGTGCTTAGCTATTGCAAATAAAGTTCTTAGTCAATTAGGAATGCCAGCACCAACCCGAACTGCGACTGCTGCATTTGATGTAGATTTACGCCGTGA